Below is a window of Spirochaetota bacterium DNA.
TCTAGAAATTTTAATATCTTCTTTTTTATTTAATTTTTTTATATTATTTTTTTCCTCTATTCCTTTTATTAATAACATTAAAAAATTAAATATAAACTCTTCAAAACGAAAAAAATCTATAAATGTACTTATTCCTATATCTTGACTCAACTTTATTTGAATATATTTCTTTAAATTTCTATTTGGAACTACTAACTTAATTCTATTTAGTATATCTTTTTTATTATAGTTTTTTATATCATTTTTAAGTTGATCTATTAAATCATTAATATCGTTTGAAAATATTAATTTTAAACCCATTTACTTAATTTATCTTTTCTTTTAAAATTCTTTCTCTTTCACTTTTTTCAAATTTTTCAATAGAATATCTTAAGCATGTTCTATGAATATAATTATAATTATTCTTTATAAATTCTAATAACCTCACTTTATCAATTTTTCCTATTTCTCTTAAAATCCACCCACAAGCTTTATGTATGAGATCATGATCATGGTTTAATAATATGGAACAAATTTTAATTGGTAAATTGATTTCTCTCTTTTTAATAAAATATAATGTTGAAACTATTGCAATTCTATTTTCCCATAAATTTGAAGACTTTGCAAGATTAAATAAGATATTTTCATATTCTAAATTTTTATTTATAAAGTAATAATTATACAAAAAATTTCCTACTATATTTGGAGCAGATAAATCAACTAAATCCCAATTGTTAATAAAATTAAGATTTCTAAAATAAACATTAAAGATCTCTTTTTGATAAATTTCAAGTTTTTTAGTAATTTCACTAATATTATTTTTTTTTAAAAAATCATTTTTTTCTTTTTCAATTTTATTATATTTCATAACAAGAAGAATAAGAGCAAGCATTCTTACTTCATGAAATCTATCTTTTAATAATTCCTCTTCAATAAAAAAAACATCGACTTTATTTAATATTTCTTTCGCAACTTTTCTTATATATGGAACAGTTACACCCAAAAAATAATCTCCATAACCATATCCACCTTGATAAACTTTAAAGAATTTATAATAAAATAATTTTTTTTCTTCTTTTGAATAAGTTTTTAATTTTTCAATTATAAAATCTTTATTAATGCTTTGAGAATTGTTTCTTAACACCTTTTTACCCAAGCATTTTAATTTTTTCTTTAATAGACTTTATTTTTAAAAGATACTCTTCTCTTTTTTCTTTTTCTTTTTCAATAGCTTCAATTTTTGCTTTACTTAAGTATTCTTTATTATTAAGTTTACTTTCACTTTTTTGAAATTCTTTCTCAATTTTCTCAAGTTCTTCCATAAGTCTTCTTTTTTCTTTTTCATAATCAATAATTCCCTCAATCTTAATATGAACCTCATTATATATATTAACAGAAATTGCTGATTTATATGGAGGAAGAGAATCAATAATATTTATATTTTCAATTTTTGTTAAAAATTTTATAATATTCAATTCTCTATTTAATAATTCTTTTACTTTCTTATCCTTATCTTCAAGCTTAATCCATATTACTGACTCAGAAATAGGAATATTAAGTTCCTGTCTAACATTTCTAATCGATTTAACTGTTTCTTCTATTATTTTAAAACTAATTAAATCTTCTGAAAAATTTATATTAAAAATTGGTTCTGGATATTTTTCAAAAATAATAGAATCTTTTGAAGAATTTATAAAAGAATATATCTCTTCAGAAACAAAAGGCATTATCGGATGAATAATTTTTATTATTTCGTTTAGTAAATAATAAAGTATTTTTGTTTTAAAGATTGAAGTTTCATTTTTCATATTTAAATAAAATTTAGATATCTCAATGTACCAATCACAAAAATCATTCCATACAAATTTATAAATCTCTGAAGAGATGAAATTAAATTTATAATTATTAAAATAATTTTTAAGTTTTTCTTTTAATGAATTTAATTCTTCTAATATCCACTTGTCATAGATATCTAGCTTATCTATCTCTTTATAAGGATTAAAATTATTTTTATCTATCAATATCTCATTATTATATTTTTTAAAATAACTAAAACAAAACTTAAAAGCATTCCATATTTTATTAACGAAATTACGACCCATCTCAAATTTAATGGGATCTAAGTTTATATCTTGTCCCTCAGAACATAGATAAACTAAAGTAAACCTTACTGCATCAGCACCATATTTTTCAACCATTTCAAGAGGATCTATTCCATTACCAAGTGATTTTGACATCTTTCTTCCGTACTTATCTCTTATAAGCCCTGTTAAATAAATATGTTTAAACGGGATATCATCCAAAAATTCTAATGAAGCCATTATCATTCTAGAAACCCAAAAAAACAATATATCATACCCTGAGATAAGTAAATCTGAAGGAAAAAATTTTTTTAACTCTTTTGTTTCTCTATTAGGCCATCCAAGGGTTGCAAAGGGCCATAACCAAGAAGAAAACCATGTATCTAAAACATCTTCATCCTGTTTTAAATTTATTGAATTACAATATTGACATTTTTGTGGATTTTCAATAGAAACAAACATTTTATTACAGCTTTCACAATAATAAACTGGAATTCGATGTCCCCACCATAGTTGTCTTGATATACACCAGTCTTTTATATTTGTAAGCCAATCAAAATAAATTTTCTCCCATCTTTCAGGATATATTTTTATTTGTCCATTTTTAACAACATCTATAGCTTTCTCAGCCATAGGCTTCATTTTTACAAACCATTGATCTGAAAGATATGGTTCTATTATAGTATCACACCTACTACATATACCTGCTGAATGCTTATAAGGTTCAATTTTAAGCAAATAACCTTTTCTTTCCAGTTCTTCAACAATTTTTTTTCTTGCTTCTTCCCTTGACAAATATTTAAAACTTTCAGGTACATTATCATTCATATTCCCTTTCGAATCAATAACTACTATAAATTCAAGATTATGTTTTTTTGCTATTTCAAAATCTACAGGATCATGAGCAGGTGTGACTTTAACAGCACCTGTTCCAAAACTTTTATCAACAAGCTCATCTTTTATTATTTCTATTTCTCTTTCAACAATAGGCAAAATAACCTTTTTACCTACTAAATTTGAATATCTATCATCTTGAGGATTAACTACAACTGCAGTATCTCCCAACATTGTTTCAGGTCTTGTGGTTGCAACAACTATAAAATCAATGTATTCAACCCCTTCCTTTACCAATTTCTCATAATTTGTAAAGAATTTACTATTATTTTCTTTTTTAATAGGATACTTAATGAACCATAAATTAGTTTCCCTTTCTATATATTCAACCTCTTCATTAGATATGGCTGTATGGCATCTTGGACACCAATTAACAATATATTTGCCTTTATAAATGTAACCTTTATCATATAAAATTTTAAATGCTGTTAAAACAGCTTTATAATAATCTGGATCAAGTGTAAATACCTCTTTTGTCCAATCAACAAAATCTCCAAGTTTCTTTTTTTGATTTGAAATAGTATTTCTATTTTTTTCAACAAATTTCCAGACCTCTTCAAGAAATTTTTCTCTTCCTAGATCATCTCTTTTTATACCAATCTTTAGTAATTCTTTTTCAACTACATTTTGGGTAGCAATACCAGCATGATCTTTACCAGGAATC
It encodes the following:
- a CDS encoding valine--tRNA ligase, whose translation is MTFSKEPEKYFDYNKREIEIYKNWEEKKIFSVDVDSQKESYVIPMPPPNVTGVLHMGHGLQDTLQDTLIRYKKMNGYESFWIPGKDHAGIATQNVVEKELLKIGIKRDDLGREKFLEEVWKFVEKNRNTISNQKKKLGDFVDWTKEVFTLDPDYYKAVLTAFKILYDKGYIYKGKYIVNWCPRCHTAISNEEVEYIERETNLWFIKYPIKKENNSKFFTNYEKLVKEGVEYIDFIVVATTRPETMLGDTAVVVNPQDDRYSNLVGKKVILPIVEREIEIIKDELVDKSFGTGAVKVTPAHDPVDFEIAKKHNLEFIVVIDSKGNMNDNVPESFKYLSREEARKKIVEELERKGYLLKIEPYKHSAGICSRCDTIIEPYLSDQWFVKMKPMAEKAIDVVKNGQIKIYPERWEKIYFDWLTNIKDWCISRQLWWGHRIPVYYCESCNKMFVSIENPQKCQYCNSINLKQDEDVLDTWFSSWLWPFATLGWPNRETKELKKFFPSDLLISGYDILFFWVSRMIMASLEFLDDIPFKHIYLTGLIRDKYGRKMSKSLGNGIDPLEMVEKYGADAVRFTLVYLCSEGQDINLDPIKFEMGRNFVNKIWNAFKFCFSYFKKYNNEILIDKNNFNPYKEIDKLDIYDKWILEELNSLKEKLKNYFNNYKFNFISSEIYKFVWNDFCDWYIEISKFYLNMKNETSIFKTKILYYLLNEIIKIIHPIMPFVSEEIYSFINSSKDSIIFEKYPEPIFNINFSEDLISFKIIEETVKSIRNVRQELNIPISESVIWIKLEDKDKKVKELLNRELNIIKFLTKIENINIIDSLPPYKSAISVNIYNEVHIKIEGIIDYEKEKRRLMEELEKIEKEFQKSESKLNNKEYLSKAKIEAIEKEKEKREEYLLKIKSIKEKIKMLG
- a CDS encoding DNA alkylation repair protein, whose product is MLRNNSQSINKDFIIEKLKTYSKEEKKLFYYKFFKVYQGGYGYGDYFLGVTVPYIRKVAKEILNKVDVFFIEEELLKDRFHEVRMLALILLVMKYNKIEKEKNDFLKKNNISEITKKLEIYQKEIFNVYFRNLNFINNWDLVDLSAPNIVGNFLYNYYFINKNLEYENILFNLAKSSNLWENRIAIVSTLYFIKKREINLPIKICSILLNHDHDLIHKACGWILREIGKIDKVRLLEFIKNNYNYIHRTCLRYSIEKFEKSERERILKEKIN